The following are encoded in a window of Alphaproteobacteria bacterium genomic DNA:
- a CDS encoding penicillin-binding protein 2, protein MATLAARIERPAPPVLQEHGLALTYHRLMLVMLLFVGVTFVIVARLAMLQIFTDRSGASQLVNPLLPARGDIVDRNGIPLARTIDAWSIGVHPQRIIGDRRELAQRLAVLMPEHSVAEYRAMLSRRTNFTYLARRALPELVAAVNALGEPGIVFDREPQRLYPQTMMAGHVLGWTDSQGHGVAGMERVLDDRLSDPALRGEPVALSIDSRVQALLESELATAVTSMQAEGGTGIVMDVATGEVIAMASAPTFNPNATGRTDANALYNRATMGVYELGSTFKPITVAAAMEAGVVTSMQQRWDATAPIPIGRFAIHDDPGHALSRMITIPELIVHSSNIGTAHVAEAMGAQRMQAAFRALGFNEPPLIELRERTRPLWPSDWSRSTVMTSGFGHSLAITPLHLASAYAALVNGGIFRPATLMRVPPGREIAGRRVYSERTSYQIRQLLRLNVLHGTGRRAEAAGFRVGGKTGTGEKAMAGGYSRSLNVSTFAAAFPMDAPRYVVVVMMDAPRPTEANSFVTTAAFAAAPIVAHVVSRTGPLLGVIPSDSRDIDTAGLLPSAETPGH, encoded by the coding sequence ATGGCGACGCTCGCCGCGCGGATCGAGCGGCCCGCGCCGCCAGTCCTTCAGGAGCACGGCCTCGCGCTGACCTATCACCGGCTGATGCTGGTGATGCTTCTGTTCGTCGGAGTCACGTTCGTCATCGTCGCCCGTCTGGCGATGCTCCAGATCTTCACCGATCGCTCGGGCGCCTCGCAGCTCGTCAATCCGCTGCTGCCCGCGCGCGGCGACATCGTCGATCGCAACGGCATTCCCCTCGCGCGGACGATCGACGCCTGGTCGATCGGGGTGCACCCGCAACGGATCATCGGCGACCGGCGCGAGCTGGCCCAGCGGCTCGCCGTGCTGATGCCCGAGCACAGCGTCGCCGAATATCGCGCGATGCTGAGCCGCCGGACCAATTTCACCTATCTCGCGCGGCGGGCGCTGCCCGAGCTGGTCGCCGCGGTGAACGCGCTCGGCGAGCCGGGCATCGTCTTCGACCGCGAGCCCCAGCGCCTCTATCCGCAGACGATGATGGCCGGCCACGTTTTGGGCTGGACCGACAGCCAGGGCCACGGCGTCGCCGGGATGGAGCGGGTGCTGGACGACCGGCTCAGCGACCCCGCCTTGCGCGGCGAGCCCGTCGCGCTTTCGATCGACAGCCGGGTCCAGGCGCTCCTGGAAAGCGAGCTCGCCACCGCCGTCACGTCGATGCAGGCCGAAGGCGGCACCGGAATCGTGATGGACGTCGCCACCGGCGAAGTCATCGCCATGGCCTCGGCGCCGACGTTCAACCCGAACGCGACCGGCCGCACCGACGCCAACGCGCTCTACAACCGCGCGACGATGGGCGTCTACGAGCTCGGCTCGACCTTCAAGCCGATCACCGTCGCGGCCGCGATGGAGGCGGGCGTGGTGACCTCGATGCAGCAGCGCTGGGATGCGACGGCGCCGATCCCGATCGGCCGCTTCGCCATCCACGACGATCCCGGGCACGCTCTGTCGCGGATGATCACCATTCCCGAGCTCATCGTCCATTCCTCCAATATCGGCACCGCCCACGTCGCCGAGGCGATGGGCGCGCAACGGATGCAGGCGGCTTTCCGCGCGCTCGGCTTCAACGAGCCGCCGCTGATCGAGCTTCGCGAGCGCACCCGCCCGCTCTGGCCGAGCGACTGGAGCCGCTCGACGGTGATGACCTCGGGCTTCGGGCACAGCCTCGCGATCACCCCGCTCCACCTCGCCAGCGCTTATGCCGCCCTCGTCAACGGCGGAATCTTCCGGCCCGCGACGCTGATGCGGGTCCCGCCGGGAAGGGAAATCGCCGGCCGGCGGGTCTATTCCGAGCGGACCAGCTACCAGATCCGCCAGCTCTTGCGCCTCAACGTCCTCCACGGCACCGGCCGGCGCGCCGAGGCCGCGGGCTTTCGGGTCGGCGGCAAGACCGGGACCGGCGAAAAGGCGATGGCCGGGGGCTATAGCCGCAGTTTGAACGTTTCCACGTTCGCGGCGGCTTTTCCTATGGACGCGCCGCGCTATGTGGTGGTCGTCATGATGGACGCTCCAAGACCGACCGAGGCCAACAGCTTCGTCACCACCGCCGCTTTCGCGGCCGCGCCGATCGTCGCTCACGTCGTCTCGCGCACCGGGCCGCTGCTCGGAGTCATCCCCAGCGACAGCCGCGACATCGACACCGCGGGCCTGCTGCCCTCGGCCGAAACGCCGGGGCACTGA
- a CDS encoding UDP-N-acetylmuramoyl-L-alanyl-D-glutamate--2,6-diaminopimelate ligase, producing MRLGTLIGSGETQAVTGFAIDHRKVAPGTVFGAFRGARFNGEDYIGEAVSHGAIAVVSRPEARVTGAVHIPAEEPRRDFARLAAKFFKPFPETVVAVTGTNGKTSNVELVRQLWRMAGHPSASIGTLGVTTSDEQVTTGLTTPDIVTFLSNMAGLERMGITHAAFEASSHGLSQYRTEGLPVKAGAFTNFSRDHLDYHETMHAYFEAKMRLFEDVLQPGASAVVWTDDSKSDEVIARCAARGLNVLSVGARGEALKLLKRETTQLGQKLTILAGGKTHVVTLALIGAYQAANALTAAGLAIATGGDVAQTLANLARVHPVRGRLERAVITRRGTPVYVDYAHTPDAIQSAIEALRPHTKNRLIIIFGAGGDRDTGKRAEMGKVAAALADKAIVTDDNPRSEDPAEIRRAILSGAPGATEVAGRREAIRAAIAEAGEGDIVLLAGKGHEQGQIVGDRVLPFDDVTVAREEAA from the coding sequence ATGCGCCTGGGGACGCTGATCGGCAGCGGAGAAACCCAGGCCGTCACCGGCTTCGCCATCGACCACCGCAAGGTGGCGCCGGGCACCGTCTTCGGCGCCTTTCGCGGCGCGCGCTTCAACGGGGAGGATTATATCGGCGAGGCGGTCTCGCACGGAGCGATCGCGGTCGTGTCCCGGCCGGAGGCGCGGGTCACCGGCGCGGTGCACATCCCCGCCGAGGAGCCGCGAAGGGATTTCGCCCGGCTCGCGGCCAAATTCTTCAAGCCGTTCCCCGAAACGGTCGTCGCGGTGACCGGGACCAACGGCAAGACCTCGAACGTCGAGCTTGTCCGCCAGCTCTGGCGGATGGCCGGGCACCCTTCCGCGAGCATCGGCACGCTCGGAGTCACCACCTCGGACGAGCAGGTGACGACCGGGCTGACCACGCCCGACATCGTCACCTTCCTGTCCAACATGGCCGGGCTCGAGCGGATGGGGATCACCCATGCCGCGTTCGAAGCCTCGAGCCACGGCCTGTCGCAATACCGCACCGAAGGGCTTCCGGTGAAGGCCGGGGCGTTCACCAATTTCAGCCGCGACCATCTCGACTATCACGAGACGATGCACGCCTATTTCGAAGCCAAGATGCGATTGTTCGAGGACGTGCTCCAGCCGGGCGCCAGCGCGGTGGTCTGGACCGACGATTCCAAGTCGGACGAGGTGATCGCGCGGTGCGCGGCGCGTGGGCTGAACGTCCTCAGCGTCGGCGCTCGGGGAGAGGCGCTGAAGCTGCTCAAGCGCGAGACGACCCAGCTCGGCCAGAAGCTGACGATTCTGGCGGGGGGCAAGACCCACGTCGTCACGCTCGCCCTGATCGGCGCCTACCAGGCCGCCAACGCTCTGACCGCGGCGGGCCTCGCCATCGCCACCGGCGGCGACGTGGCGCAGACCTTGGCCAATCTGGCGCGGGTCCATCCGGTGCGCGGACGGCTCGAGCGCGCGGTCATCACCCGGCGTGGGACTCCGGTCTATGTCGACTACGCCCACACGCCCGACGCTATCCAGAGCGCGATCGAGGCGCTTCGCCCCCACACGAAGAACCGGTTGATCATCATCTTCGGAGCCGGCGGCGACCGCGACACCGGCAAGCGCGCCGAGATGGGCAAGGTCGCCGCGGCGCTGGCGGACAAGGCGATCGTCACCGACGACAATCCGCGCAGCGAGGATCCGGCCGAGATTCGCCGCGCCATCCTTTCGGGAGCGCCGGGCGCGACCGAAGTGGCGGGCCGCCGCGAGGCGATCCGCGCTGCGATCGCGGAGGCCGGGGAGGGCGACATCGTCCTCCTCGCCGGCAAGGGCCACGAACAGGGCCAGATCGTCGGCGATCGCGTGCTCCCCTTCGACGACGTCACCGTCGCGCGGGAGGAGGCTGCGTGA